In Cytophagia bacterium CHB2, the following are encoded in one genomic region:
- a CDS encoding phosphatase PAP2 family protein — protein MRNHSKMLLLGLVLSMTIQPGGLHAQSLSQKFLNDASEVFRGTGHVLTNPLRWQGKDWAVLGSVVGGTIAVFFADEEANGFFRRNQSDTGDKISRFGEKYGEPLTAVIATGGLYVIGMAVDSDWLRESCVILSAGLLSSGIVQYPTKIMVGRARPHLGLGHDTFDPFRVEEAYYSFFSGHTMVAKVMSHTFASRIDNLPGKIVLYSIGSVAGLARMYDDSHWLSDVVLGGLFAIVNVNAAAKSLQNSRHAGHSRGVQWRISPSAYGVRFGIMW, from the coding sequence ATGCGAAATCATTCTAAAATGCTATTGCTGGGCCTGGTGTTGAGCATGACGATTCAACCAGGTGGATTGCACGCTCAATCTCTTTCGCAAAAATTTTTGAACGATGCTTCCGAGGTTTTTCGCGGTACGGGGCACGTGTTGACGAATCCCTTGCGCTGGCAAGGAAAGGATTGGGCCGTTTTAGGGTCGGTGGTGGGCGGTACGATTGCGGTCTTTTTTGCCGATGAGGAAGCCAATGGGTTTTTTCGCCGCAATCAAAGTGACACGGGTGATAAAATTTCCCGGTTCGGCGAAAAATACGGCGAGCCACTTACTGCGGTAATCGCCACGGGCGGGTTGTATGTCATTGGCATGGCGGTCGATAGCGACTGGCTTCGGGAAAGTTGTGTCATCCTTTCCGCCGGATTGCTGTCTTCTGGCATCGTGCAATATCCCACCAAAATCATGGTCGGGCGCGCGCGCCCGCATCTTGGGCTTGGCCATGACACGTTCGATCCTTTTCGCGTGGAAGAAGCTTATTATTCATTTTTTTCCGGACATACCATGGTTGCGAAGGTGATGTCGCATACGTTTGCAAGTCGTATTGACAATTTGCCCGGCAAAATTGTGCTGTATAGCATAGGCTCGGTTGCCGGCCTAGCGCGCATGTATGATGATTCGCATTGGCTTAGTGATGTTGTGTTGGGCGGTTTATTTGCGATTGTAAATGTCAATGCAGCGGCAAAGTCGCTGCAAAATAGCCGCCACGCCGGGCACTCCCGCGGCGTGCAGTGGCGCATCTCACCCTCAGCCTACGGGGTTCGGTTCGGCATTATGTGGTAA
- a CDS encoding YceI family protein, giving the protein MRFKSTVVALFVLGLFATGIFAGEKYEIDRSHSNVGFTVRHMMISKVNGEFKDFSGTIVYDEKDITKSSVNVTIKTASIDTENERRDTHLRSDDFFNAAVDSVITFVSKRVEKQGDGYVAIGDFTLRGVTKEIALPFTILGTLIEQNGNKRLGVEAKTTINRFDYGVKWDRAFEPGNLVVANEVAINLNIQAIARAPKPAGSN; this is encoded by the coding sequence ATGCGTTTCAAATCCACCGTTGTCGCGTTGTTCGTTTTGGGTCTGTTCGCGACTGGAATCTTTGCCGGTGAAAAATATGAAATTGACCGTTCGCATTCCAATGTCGGATTCACGGTCCGGCATATGATGATTTCCAAAGTGAACGGCGAATTCAAGGATTTTTCCGGCACGATTGTTTATGATGAGAAGGATATCACCAAATCCTCGGTAAATGTGACCATCAAGACCGCCAGCATCGACACGGAAAACGAAAGACGCGATACTCACTTGCGCAGCGATGATTTCTTCAACGCCGCGGTTGATTCGGTGATCACGTTTGTCAGCAAGAGAGTCGAAAAACAGGGCGACGGTTACGTTGCCATCGGCGATTTCACCCTGCGCGGTGTAACGAAAGAAATTGCGCTGCCGTTTACGATTCTCGGAACGCTCATAGAGCAGAACGGCAACAAACGCCTGGGCGTTGAGGCCAAGACCACGATTAATCGTTTTGATTATGGCGTGAAATGGGATCGTGCCTTTGAACCGGGCAATCTCGTCGTCGCCAATGAAGTCGCGATCAATTTGAACATCCAAGCGATTGCGAGAGCTCCGAAGCCCGCCGGCTCGAATTGA
- a CDS encoding SDR family NAD(P)-dependent oxidoreductase, whose translation MAWKWRGNYPKKVFLTVIAARSRAAGEDATKSLQRNGADVHFIELDVADFGSVQNAAQTLAQQLDHLDVLVNNAAILGDENLSVLETGAALLQNMLTTNTIGPLLVTQAFLPLLSKSGAGRIINVSS comes from the coding sequence TTGGCTTGGAAGTGGCGCGGCAATTATCCCAAGAAGGTTTTTTTAACCGTTATCGCTGCACGCAGTCGCGCGGCTGGCGAGGATGCCACAAAAAGTTTACAAAGGAATGGTGCAGACGTTCACTTTATTGAATTGGATGTAGCGGATTTTGGCAGCGTGCAGAACGCAGCGCAAACTCTGGCACAGCAACTCGATCATCTCGATGTGTTGGTGAACAATGCCGCAATTTTAGGCGACGAAAATCTTTCCGTGCTTGAGACCGGCGCAGCGCTATTGCAAAATATGTTGACCACCAACACCATTGGCCCGTTGCTCGTGACGCAAGCCTTCTTGCCGTTGCTGAGTAAAAGCGGGGCTGGACGCATCATCAATGTTTCCAGCA
- a CDS encoding MarR family transcriptional regulator has product MAKQLTNKPLLDREAYAACQKRSLKLWVVLARCYNSFMQADGMMSTVGALTQPQFAVLEVLAHLGPLKMCEIAGKLLMSGANVTGVVDRLEKKGLVKRVTEAEDRRMFHIHLTEAGRRLIAEVFPVHAKKIEKLTSALSVHEKLELTRLLKKLGKSIQLQDSMKA; this is encoded by the coding sequence ATGGCTAAACAATTGACAAATAAACCTTTACTGGACCGTGAGGCTTATGCAGCCTGCCAAAAACGGTCGCTCAAATTGTGGGTTGTGCTGGCCCGGTGTTATAATTCATTCATGCAAGCCGATGGGATGATGAGCACAGTCGGGGCCTTGACCCAGCCCCAGTTTGCGGTATTGGAAGTGCTGGCGCATCTTGGTCCGCTGAAAATGTGTGAAATCGCCGGCAAGCTGCTCATGAGCGGCGCCAATGTCACCGGCGTCGTGGATCGACTCGAAAAAAAAGGTTTGGTCAAGCGCGTCACCGAAGCCGAGGATCGCCGGATGTTTCATATTCATTTAACCGAAGCTGGCAGACGGTTGATTGCCGAGGTTTTCCCGGTGCATGCGAAGAAGATCGAAAAACTCACGAGCGCGTTGTCAGTGCATGAAAAACTCGAATTGACCAGGCTCTTGAAAAAATTAGGCAAATCAATTCAATTGCAGGACAGCATGAAAGCATGA